In Gemmata obscuriglobus, a single genomic region encodes these proteins:
- a CDS encoding GDSL-type esterase/lipase family protein: MTARLSVVLQDGQGRGNHANVFTRAGDSITFANDFLVPLGTPSAATDLSGDGSLSDTLAYFRSGSVGVNNSFTNPSRAARGGWTAADVLQNLPAELTASRPAFVLIMVGTNDIGLGVPADTYRQNLIKIVETAVSAGVVPVLSTIPDIPLYPTAQANIPTFNQIVQDVGETLQVPVWNYWRALQRLPGSGISSDGVHPSVSPNGGGDLTTSGLGFGYNTRNVTALQTLDKLRRVLLLGQEPDSTSLGDAWLPLTSAVTLGTGDTNGFQVQLFDTRTRRTLAFDVFEGFRGTVRVSLGDVNRDGVPDLVAAAGPGGTPHIKVIDGRNGTLLASFFAFDPTYLGGLSVAIGDVNGDGAGDIVVGTAAGTDHIKTFTAAGRLINSFEAFELGFAGGVQVAASDLNRDGYADVVVAAGAGGHGHVVAYSVATNRKLASFYAFGAEYGGSVSIAAGDFDGSGEGQVAVGTSGGTAACVIVYRPLTTEWICGFFAYGAGFQGGVGLSAVTHSGGTELWSVSSTAGTADVRRFDMLGTTKDRFMLYEPGYSRGATFGG; the protein is encoded by the coding sequence ATGACCGCTCGGTTGTCTGTGGTACTTCAGGACGGGCAGGGACGCGGAAATCACGCCAACGTGTTTACCCGCGCCGGCGACAGCATCACCTTCGCGAATGACTTTCTCGTCCCACTCGGCACCCCATCTGCCGCGACCGACTTATCTGGCGACGGGTCGCTTTCTGATACGCTCGCTTATTTTCGTTCCGGGAGCGTCGGGGTGAATAACTCGTTCACGAACCCGAGCCGGGCGGCGCGGGGCGGCTGGACCGCGGCGGACGTGCTTCAGAACCTTCCCGCCGAACTCACGGCGAGTCGGCCCGCGTTCGTGCTGATTATGGTTGGGACCAACGATATCGGTCTGGGCGTGCCGGCAGACACGTACCGTCAGAACCTGATCAAGATTGTCGAGACGGCAGTCAGCGCGGGCGTTGTGCCGGTATTGAGCACCATTCCGGATATTCCACTGTATCCGACCGCCCAGGCCAACATCCCGACGTTCAATCAAATCGTTCAGGACGTTGGTGAAACGCTTCAGGTGCCCGTGTGGAACTACTGGCGCGCGCTTCAGCGGCTTCCCGGTTCTGGCATCAGCAGCGACGGGGTTCACCCGAGCGTCTCGCCGAACGGCGGGGGCGATCTGACCACGTCTGGTCTCGGTTTCGGTTACAACACGCGCAACGTTACCGCACTGCAAACCCTCGACAAGCTTCGCCGCGTGCTGCTGCTCGGTCAAGAGCCGGACTCGACGAGCCTGGGGGACGCGTGGCTGCCGCTCACGAGCGCGGTCACGCTTGGGACCGGTGACACCAACGGGTTCCAGGTCCAATTGTTCGACACGCGCACCCGACGGACACTCGCGTTCGATGTGTTCGAGGGGTTTCGCGGGACCGTTCGGGTTTCGCTGGGCGACGTGAACCGTGACGGCGTGCCGGATCTGGTCGCCGCTGCCGGTCCCGGAGGCACGCCGCACATCAAGGTGATTGATGGCAGGAACGGGACACTTCTCGCGAGCTTCTTTGCGTTCGATCCGACGTACCTGGGCGGGCTGAGCGTTGCCATCGGCGATGTGAACGGCGACGGCGCTGGCGACATTGTGGTGGGCACGGCCGCTGGCACCGATCACATCAAGACGTTTACCGCCGCAGGGCGTCTGATTAACAGCTTCGAGGCGTTTGAATTGGGGTTCGCGGGCGGGGTTCAGGTTGCGGCCTCTGACTTGAACCGTGATGGGTACGCGGACGTGGTTGTCGCGGCCGGGGCCGGGGGACACGGGCACGTGGTGGCGTATTCGGTCGCTACGAACCGCAAGCTCGCAAGTTTCTATGCGTTCGGGGCAGAGTACGGCGGATCGGTATCGATCGCGGCGGGCGATTTCGACGGCAGCGGCGAGGGGCAGGTCGCGGTCGGTACGAGCGGCGGGACCGCGGCGTGTGTGATCGTGTACCGCCCGCTTACCACAGAGTGGATCTGCGGCTTCTTCGCTTACGGTGCGGGTTTCCAGGGCGGAGTGGGGTTGAGCGCGGTGACCCATTCCGGTGGAACGGAACTGTGGTCGGTGTCGAGCACTGCCGGGACCGCAGACGTGCGGCGGTTCGACATGCTCGGCACGACGAAAGACCGGTTCATGCTGTACGAACCGGGCTACAGCCGTGGCGCGACGTTCGGCGGTTGA
- a CDS encoding PEP-CTERM sorting domain-containing protein, whose amino-acid sequence MIRRTWIARLFTAAVAIVASAGTVDAGLLPVSVTVQPEAGNFRWTYSVVLPSDMKLQAGSYFTIYDFAGYVAGSGSVSATAPDDTFSQYWTVSTTALGPTPDRLNPQDDPNISNLTFTYNGPTLPIGDPQRMTLGNFVATSAYSTTADSFFTATNPRLSNGEIDSNITSTLVPKGGDVPPPTGTPEPTTLVLAGLGLPLIGLRRVLRRRA is encoded by the coding sequence ATGATTCGTCGAACTTGGATCGCCCGCCTGTTCACCGCCGCCGTCGCGATTGTGGCCAGCGCCGGGACCGTTGACGCCGGGCTGCTGCCGGTGTCCGTTACCGTCCAACCCGAGGCCGGCAACTTCCGCTGGACCTACTCGGTCGTCCTGCCCAGCGACATGAAGCTCCAGGCGGGCAGCTACTTCACCATCTACGACTTCGCCGGGTACGTGGCCGGGTCCGGGTCGGTGTCGGCGACCGCCCCCGACGACACCTTCTCGCAGTACTGGACGGTCAGCACCACTGCGCTGGGGCCGACCCCGGACCGCCTGAACCCGCAGGACGATCCGAACATCTCGAACCTGACGTTCACCTACAACGGGCCGACCCTGCCGATCGGCGACCCGCAGCGCATGACGCTCGGGAACTTCGTCGCGACCTCGGCGTACAGCACCACCGCGGACAGCTTCTTCACGGCCACCAACCCGCGGCTGTCCAACGGCGAGATCGACAGCAACATCACCTCGACGCTGGTCCCGAAGGGCGGGGACGTGCCCCCTCCGACGGGCACCCCGGAGCCGACCACGCTGGTGCTGGCCGGTCTGGGGCTCCCGCTGATCGGGCTGCGCCGGGTGCTCCGCCGCCGGGCGTAA
- a CDS encoding TIGR02996 domain-containing protein has product MNDRDSLLAAVLEHPEEDTPRLMYADWLQENGDPDRGQFVRLQVEGAHAEPYSPQARECETAAQHLLERHRGTWTRHLLKRAIGWQFVRGFVEHVALDAATFGRDAAALFAAEPVRSVQVVRFALTVAHAPLNSLFDAPQLTRVTRLDFSKLGHGVDYFEPLAGCPQLGALTDLNFRSTPVPVQWLRAFLAGPALPALRALDLADIPNLSRVLSESLPRADHRRFTKLDLSYIPFKSDEVQKALASRCVRWVEELRLGWRPQTGPGPLSYLDLGFTFPWERLRLLDLEGQQVGDNGVREIVAELGRRRTTPPLRWLGLARNGLRADAVHTLVNADPRVKLYHLDLRENGLTSGQRAALQDRFPEAEILV; this is encoded by the coding sequence ATGAATGACCGCGATTCCCTCCTTGCCGCCGTGCTCGAGCACCCCGAAGAGGACACGCCGCGTCTCATGTACGCCGACTGGCTCCAGGAAAACGGCGACCCCGATCGCGGTCAGTTCGTGCGGCTTCAGGTCGAGGGGGCGCACGCCGAGCCGTACTCGCCGCAGGCTCGCGAATGTGAGACCGCCGCTCAGCACCTGCTCGAACGGCACCGCGGGACGTGGACCCGGCACCTGTTGAAGCGGGCCATCGGGTGGCAGTTCGTGCGCGGCTTCGTTGAACACGTGGCCCTGGACGCAGCCACGTTCGGGCGCGACGCCGCGGCGCTGTTCGCGGCCGAGCCGGTCCGCTCGGTTCAGGTCGTGCGGTTCGCGCTCACCGTCGCGCACGCCCCGCTCAACTCGTTGTTCGATGCCCCTCAACTGACGCGAGTGACCCGGCTCGATTTCAGCAAATTGGGTCACGGCGTGGACTACTTCGAGCCGCTCGCCGGGTGCCCGCAGCTCGGCGCGCTGACGGACCTCAACTTCCGCAGTACCCCGGTGCCGGTGCAATGGCTCCGGGCGTTCCTGGCCGGCCCCGCGCTGCCGGCCCTGCGGGCGCTCGACCTGGCCGACATCCCGAACCTGTCGCGGGTGCTGTCCGAGTCGCTGCCGCGCGCCGACCACCGGCGGTTCACCAAGCTGGACCTGAGTTACATCCCGTTCAAGTCCGACGAGGTGCAAAAGGCGCTCGCGAGCCGGTGCGTGCGGTGGGTCGAGGAGTTGCGGCTCGGGTGGCGGCCGCAGACCGGCCCGGGGCCGCTCTCGTACCTCGATCTGGGGTTCACGTTCCCGTGGGAGCGGCTCCGGCTGCTCGACCTGGAAGGCCAGCAGGTCGGCGACAACGGGGTGCGCGAGATCGTGGCCGAATTGGGGCGGCGCCGGACCACGCCCCCGCTACGGTGGCTCGGGCTGGCGCGGAACGGGCTCCGGGCCGACGCCGTTCACACCCTGGTGAACGCCGACCCGCGGGTGAAGTTGTACCACCTCGACTTGCGCGAGAACGGCCTCACCAGCGGACAGCGGGCCGCGTTACAGGACCGGTTCCCGGAGGCGGAAATTCTGGTGTGA